CTTTAGCGGTTCTTGATGAGATGAGTGGTGAACGCGGTAGTGGAAACCAAGAGTGTATAGCACTGGGAACAGGGAATATGGCATGTGGATTCTTCGGCGGTATGGCCGGATGTGCTATGATTGGACAATCTATTATCAACTACACTTCAGGAGGGCTTGGTCGTCTTTCATCTTTTACTGCTGCAGTTGGTCTTTTAATTCTCGTTATCTCTTTAACAGATGTGCTTAATGTTATTCCGGTTGGTGTACTTGTAGGTATTATGTTTATGGTAAGTATAGGGACGTTTGAGTGGTCAAGCTTCTCACACTTTAAACATATGCCAAAAGAGGATCTTTTAGTTATGCTGGCTGTTACTGTTATTACTGTTGTTGAAGATTTAGCAATAGCCGTGATCGCCGGTGTTATTATCTCTGCACTTGTATTTGCATGGAAACATGCTCGCATCTGGGCTAAAACATCTGTTGAAGAGGATGGTACAAAAGTTTACTCTTTAGAGGGTCCTTTATTCTTCGGAAGTGCTACAACATTTTCAGACAACTTTACGATCGATCAAGATCCTCCAAAAGTTGTAATTGACTTTAAAAATGCTCGTGTACTTGACTTTTCAGGGGTTGAAGCTATTGACAGTATTGTAAAAAAATATGAAGATGCAGGGAAAAATCTACTTCTTAGACACCTGAGTGCAGACTGTAAAAAGATCCTCAAAAAAGCAGGACCTCACTGTACTTATGAAGAGGATGATCCGACATACAAAGTTGCGATCAACTACTAATTCAAGAGTCTTATAAAAGCTCTTGTTTTGGCTCTCCTATAAAATAACCTTGTGAAAACTCAATTCCGTACTCTTTAACTTTTTCCATTACCGCTTCACTGTGAACATATTCAGCTACTATATCAATATCGCATAACTTACAAAAATCAACAATGGTTTTTACAACTATCTGACTTTTTTCATCCTCGACCAAATCTTTAATAAATACACCGTCTATCTTAATATAGTCCGGTTTAAAATCAACCAGCCTTGCAAAGTTTGAGTTTTCAACACCAAAGTCATCCAGTGCAATTTGAAATCCCTTTGCTCTTAGCGAATTGATTTGTTCAAGCATATGCGTCTCTGTCAAAGTGCTAATATCTTCTAGAATCTCTAAAATAACTCTTGATGGCTCTATATTGTACTCTTCACAACGTTTTAATAGCAACTTTTCTAAATACCCTAAATTAATATCGTCTGATGTAATATTGATAGAGAATGAATAGTCTGTTTGAGAAAACTTTTTAAAAGATGTAGTGATTACAAAACGTGTAATAAGTTCTAGTATTCCTGTAACTTTACAGGCATGCAAAAAGTTATCGGGAGTAATAAATGATGAACCGTATGCAATTCGAATAAGAGCCTCGTATTTCGTAACTTTGTTAAGCTTATGATCGTAGATCGGCTGGAAAAAAAGAACGAACTTTTCCTCCTCTATATATTTGCGTACATTACTTATCCAGTCAATGTTTTGCAGTTGACTTTTAATATATGTCGAAGTGATATCAAAAAGTTTATATGAGTTTTTTTTGTATCTACGGGCATCATTGAGTGCCAGATTTGCATAGTTTAAAAGATTAAAACCGTGTCCGGTATAGATACCGATGCTAAAAAACACTTTTATAGAAACAAGCTCATCGTTATACACCTCGATCTCATTAAAAAATGAGATCACAGATTGTGCAAGCTCTTCCATCTCTATTTTCAGTAAAGTCTTGTTTGTTAAAAAAACAAATTGGTCACCGTCAAATCGAAAAATTTCACCGTATGAGGGTTTTAACTTTTTCAAATAGTTTGTTATATTTACAAGAACTTCATCACCAATCAAATACCCATATGTACTATTGATATTTGAAAAGTTGTCAATATCTAAAATAAAAAGTGTGTATGTTTTACTTGTTTTTATATACTCCAACAAAGCCAACCTGTTCTGTAGCCCTGTTAGTTTATCTATATAGCAATCACACTGTTTATTTTCAAGTTCTAATTTCATCCCTGTATCATAGCAAAAAATGTTTTAAACTTTATGAATCGGCAGCTCTATAGAGAAACAACTTCCACCTTCTACAGGGAAAAAGTTGATATTTCCATGCATCCGTGTTTCTATAATATTTTTTGCTATATATAACCCTATTCCCGTTCCTGAAGATTTATGTTTAGTAGTAAAGTAAGGTTCAAAGATCTTCTCTTGTATCTCTTTATCGACTCCGCCACCATTGTCCATTACTTTAACTATCCCATGATTCTCTTTATCTTCTAAAGCGATAGTTATCAAACCTTCATTTATTGTTTTATCTGCTATTAACTTTTTAATAGCATCTATAGAGTTGTTTATAAGGATAAAAAGAATCTGCTTAAACTCATTTTCAACACCTTTAAAATAAAACTCTTCTTCTGTAAAACTTGTCTCTATTTTAATCTTACAGTTTTTTAACTGTGCTTCTAAAATTCTTAATATCTCAAGAATACTTTTATTCGGT
Above is a window of Sulfurimonas marina DNA encoding:
- a CDS encoding SulP family inorganic anion transporter — encoded protein: MFDIRKYTSHNIKNDILSGLVVAVALVPEAIAFSFIAEVSPIVGLYTAFILGLITAVIGGKPGMISGATGSVAVVIIGLVLETNSMLKGLGLSGDELYMQMLNYVLLATILAGAIQVLVGVFKLGKFIRLVPQPALYGFVNGLAIVIAMAQFKFFEGQGMAMYAIVFTTMLIMYILPKYTKAIPSGLIAIVALTLVVYFAQIETLTVGSLANLSEFQGQLPHLIIPETLFSLDAIIMVLPYAIIMALVGLIESLLTLAVLDEMSGERGSGNQECIALGTGNMACGFFGGMAGCAMIGQSIINYTSGGLGRLSSFTAAVGLLILVISLTDVLNVIPVGVLVGIMFMVSIGTFEWSSFSHFKHMPKEDLLVMLAVTVITVVEDLAIAVIAGVIISALVFAWKHARIWAKTSVEEDGTKVYSLEGPLFFGSATTFSDNFTIDQDPPKVVIDFKNARVLDFSGVEAIDSIVKKYEDAGKNLLLRHLSADCKKILKKAGPHCTYEEDDPTYKVAINY
- a CDS encoding EAL domain-containing protein codes for the protein MKLELENKQCDCYIDKLTGLQNRLALLEYIKTSKTYTLFILDIDNFSNINSTYGYLIGDEVLVNITNYLKKLKPSYGEIFRFDGDQFVFLTNKTLLKIEMEELAQSVISFFNEIEVYNDELVSIKVFFSIGIYTGHGFNLLNYANLALNDARRYKKNSYKLFDITSTYIKSQLQNIDWISNVRKYIEEEKFVLFFQPIYDHKLNKVTKYEALIRIAYGSSFITPDNFLHACKVTGILELITRFVITTSFKKFSQTDYSFSINITSDDINLGYLEKLLLKRCEEYNIEPSRVILEILEDISTLTETHMLEQINSLRAKGFQIALDDFGVENSNFARLVDFKPDYIKIDGVFIKDLVEDEKSQIVVKTIVDFCKLCDIDIVAEYVHSEAVMEKVKEYGIEFSQGYFIGEPKQELL